The following proteins come from a genomic window of Geminocystis sp. M7585_C2015_104:
- a CDS encoding type 1 glutamine amidotransferase: protein MELIIGWLYPKLMSTYGDRGNVICLQRRCQWRGISVSILPLDQDTTAEDFGKFDLIVGGGAQDRQQEIVMRDLRGEKAAILKEKIEAGIPGVFTCGAPQLLGKYYEPALGKTIEGLGIFDLVTKHPGLNVPRCIGNIAFELVAPSLVEDIQQMFGDCPIVVGFENHGGRTYLGEVSPLGKVVRGYGNNGEDGWEGAFYKNAIATYAHGPLLPKNPFLADWLIVKAIEKKYSKRVNLKPLDDRLAQLGREAILKRIC, encoded by the coding sequence ATGGAATTGATTATTGGCTGGTTGTATCCTAAGCTTATGAGCACCTATGGTGACAGAGGCAATGTAATTTGTCTGCAAAGGCGATGTCAATGGCGGGGAATTTCGGTTAGTATTCTCCCATTAGACCAAGATACAACAGCAGAGGACTTTGGTAAATTTGATCTGATAGTAGGAGGCGGGGCACAAGACAGACAACAGGAAATCGTCATGCGGGATTTACGGGGGGAAAAGGCGGCAATTCTGAAGGAGAAGATTGAGGCTGGCATTCCCGGTGTCTTCACTTGTGGTGCTCCTCAACTACTTGGTAAATACTATGAGCCAGCCTTAGGGAAAACCATTGAGGGATTAGGCATTTTCGATTTGGTTACCAAACATCCCGGCTTAAATGTACCCCGTTGTATAGGCAATATAGCCTTTGAATTAGTTGCCCCTTCCCTGGTGGAGGATATTCAACAGATGTTTGGAGATTGTCCTATAGTTGTAGGTTTTGAAAATCACGGAGGGAGGACCTATTTAGGGGAGGTATCGCCATTGGGGAAAGTAGTCAGAGGTTATGGGAATAATGGGGAGGATGGTTGGGAGGGGGCGTTTTATAAAAATGCCATCGCCACCTATGCCCATGGTCCATTGTTGCCTAAAAATCCCTTTTTGGCAGACTGGTTGATAGTCAAAGCCATAGAGAAGAAATACAGCAAAAGGGTGAATCTAAAACCCCTGGATGACAGGTTGGCACAGTTGGGGAGGGAGGCAATTTTGAAGAGGATATGTTAG
- the ndk gene encoding nucleoside-diphosphate kinase, producing the protein MAERTFIMIKPDGVQRGLVGEVIKRFENKGFTLVALKMMQVSRELAEKHYEVHKERPFFNSLVEFITSSPVVAMVWEGEGVVAASRKIIGATDPLAAEPGTIRGDYGINIGRNLIHGSDAIETAQREISLWFKEEELCSWQKTMSCWLQE; encoded by the coding sequence ATGGCAGAACGTACTTTTATCATGATAAAACCCGATGGGGTACAAAGAGGCCTAGTGGGAGAGGTAATCAAACGTTTTGAAAACAAAGGTTTCACCCTGGTTGCCCTGAAAATGATGCAGGTTTCTAGGGAATTGGCGGAGAAACACTATGAAGTGCACAAGGAAAGGCCTTTCTTCAACAGCCTAGTGGAATTTATCACCTCTTCCCCAGTAGTGGCAATGGTGTGGGAAGGGGAAGGAGTAGTAGCCGCTTCACGAAAAATCATAGGTGCTACAGACCCTCTGGCGGCCGAACCTGGCACCATTAGGGGAGACTATGGTATTAATATAGGGCGTAATTTGATTCATGGTTCAGATGCCATTGAAACGGCCCAAAGGGAAATCTCCCTCTGGTTTAAGGAAGAGGAATTGTGTAGCTGGCAGAAAACCATGAGTTGTTGGTTACAAGAATAA
- a CDS encoding phosphatase PAP2 family protein → MFSAKNRILLSLFAFLFFAFLLLGIAVKFFGGFLLFDPLILVNIHEVLPDSQVRFWVFITNFGNSSSLYYSAFGLALVFWVFKRKREAIYLTISIVGSQNLNVLVKNIWQRPRPQLWHFDYYPTPQDFSFPSGHSMGSINFALTLLIILWGISNKRLKILLSLMATIYVVLVSFSRLYLGVHYPTDILGGWLLGSSWTMAMAFLFNLPNSPNSTLENSGKRAQNFDKTSI, encoded by the coding sequence ATGTTTAGCGCCAAGAATAGAATACTTCTCTCCCTTTTTGCCTTCCTTTTTTTTGCCTTTTTATTATTAGGTATTGCCGTAAAATTTTTTGGTGGATTCTTATTGTTTGACCCATTAATACTTGTTAATATTCACGAAGTTTTGCCCGATTCTCAGGTAAGGTTTTGGGTGTTCATTACTAATTTCGGCAACAGTAGCAGTCTGTACTACTCGGCTTTTGGGTTAGCTTTAGTTTTTTGGGTTTTTAAGAGAAAAAGGGAGGCAATTTATCTCACCATCTCCATAGTAGGCAGTCAAAACCTAAATGTATTGGTAAAAAATATATGGCAACGCCCTCGCCCGCAGTTGTGGCATTTCGACTATTATCCAACCCCCCAAGACTTTTCTTTCCCCAGTGGCCATTCTATGGGGAGTATCAATTTTGCCCTAACACTGTTGATTATTTTGTGGGGAATATCTAATAAGCGTTTGAAAATTCTACTATCATTGATGGCTACAATATATGTGGTTTTGGTATCCTTCAGTCGCCTATATTTAGGAGTACACTACCCCACAGATATTTTAGGAGGATGGTTGCTAGGAAGCAGTTGGACAATGGCAATGGCCTTCCTGTTTAATCTCCCAAATAGCCCAAATTCAACGTTGGAAAATTCTGGAAAAAGGGCTCAAAATTTCGATAAAACATCAATATAG
- the acs gene encoding acetate--CoA ligase, giving the protein MTAPTIESILKEKRTFAPSQEFSEKAYIKSWEEYKAIYERSVANPTEFWASIAEKELHWFKKWEQVLDWSNPPFAKWFVNGKINITYNCLDRHLNGWRRNKAAIIWEGEPGDSRTLTYSQLHREVCQMANVIQQLGVKKGDRVGIYMPMIPEAVIAMLACARIGAPHSVVFGGFSADALRDRLNDAKAKLVITADGGFRKDQVIRLKDNVDQALADNQVPTVENVLVVQRTKEKIHMEPGRDHWWHDLQAGASAVCPPAEMDSEDMLFILYTSGSTGKPKGVVHTTGGYNVYTHITTKWIFDLKDEDVYWCTADVGWITGHSYIVYGPLSNGATVVMYEGAPRPSNPGCFWDIIEKYRVTIFYTAPTAIRAFIKMGEHYPNARDLSSLRLLGTVGEPINPEAWMWYHRVIGKERCPIVDTWWQTETGGIMITPLPGATPTKPGSATHPFPGIIADVVDIEGNPVGPNQGGYLVIKHPWPSMMRTVYGDPDRFRKGYWEHIPPKDGQYFYFAGDGARRDEDGYFWIIGRVDDVINVSGHRLGTMEIESALVSHPAVAEAAVVGKPDEVKGEEIVAFVTLESSYTPSEQLANELKAHVVKEIGAIARPAEIRFTDALPKTRSGKIMRRLLRSLAAGQEISGDTSTLEDRSVLDKLREGF; this is encoded by the coding sequence ATGACAGCGCCCACTATTGAATCAATCCTAAAGGAGAAACGAACCTTCGCCCCCAGCCAAGAGTTCTCTGAAAAGGCATATATAAAGAGCTGGGAAGAGTATAAAGCCATTTATGAGCGCTCAGTGGCCAATCCAACCGAATTTTGGGCATCCATAGCCGAAAAAGAACTCCATTGGTTCAAAAAATGGGAGCAGGTGCTGGATTGGAGTAATCCCCCCTTCGCCAAATGGTTTGTCAACGGAAAGATAAATATAACTTATAACTGCCTCGACCGTCATCTAAACGGCTGGAGACGGAATAAAGCCGCCATCATCTGGGAGGGAGAACCAGGTGACAGTCGTACTCTCACGTATTCCCAATTGCATCGAGAAGTGTGTCAGATGGCCAACGTCATCCAGCAGTTGGGGGTGAAAAAAGGCGACAGGGTGGGGATTTACATGCCTATGATACCCGAAGCCGTCATCGCCATGTTGGCCTGTGCCAGAATCGGTGCTCCCCACAGTGTAGTATTTGGCGGTTTTAGTGCCGACGCCCTCCGCGATAGACTCAACGACGCTAAGGCTAAACTAGTCATCACCGCCGATGGAGGTTTCCGTAAAGACCAAGTAATTCGGCTGAAGGATAACGTAGATCAAGCCCTGGCAGATAACCAGGTGCCCACCGTGGAGAATGTGTTAGTAGTACAAAGAACTAAAGAAAAAATACACATGGAGCCAGGGCGAGATCACTGGTGGCACGACCTACAGGCAGGGGCATCAGCAGTTTGTCCGCCCGCAGAAATGGACAGCGAGGACATGTTGTTTATTCTCTACACCAGTGGTAGTACAGGTAAACCTAAAGGGGTGGTACATACCACTGGGGGATACAACGTATACACTCATATTACCACTAAATGGATTTTTGACCTGAAGGACGAGGATGTATACTGGTGTACTGCGGATGTAGGGTGGATAACGGGGCACAGTTACATAGTCTATGGCCCCCTATCCAATGGTGCTACTGTAGTAATGTATGAGGGGGCTCCACGGCCGTCCAATCCAGGCTGTTTCTGGGATATTATCGAAAAATACCGTGTTACCATCTTCTATACCGCCCCCACTGCCATTCGTGCCTTTATCAAAATGGGTGAACACTACCCCAATGCCCGGGATTTGTCCTCCCTCCGACTTTTGGGCACTGTCGGCGAGCCCATTAATCCTGAAGCCTGGATGTGGTATCACAGAGTTATAGGGAAAGAAAGGTGCCCCATTGTAGACACCTGGTGGCAAACAGAAACCGGTGGCATTATGATAACACCCCTCCCCGGCGCAACCCCCACCAAACCCGGTTCAGCCACTCATCCTTTCCCTGGTATCATTGCCGATGTGGTAGACATAGAAGGCAATCCCGTAGGCCCAAATCAGGGGGGTTACCTAGTTATCAAGCATCCCTGGCCCAGCATGATGCGTACAGTATACGGGGATCCTGACCGCTTCCGCAAGGGTTATTGGGAACATATCCCCCCCAAAGATGGACAATACTTTTATTTTGCGGGAGATGGTGCCCGTCGGGATGAAGATGGCTATTTTTGGATTATAGGACGAGTGGACGATGTCATCAACGTTTCCGGGCATCGTTTGGGCACCATGGAAATAGAATCTGCTTTGGTATCCCACCCGGCAGTAGCTGAGGCAGCTGTGGTAGGTAAACCCGATGAAGTCAAGGGGGAGGAAATTGTTGCTTTTGTTACTCTTGAAAGCAGCTATACCCCAAGTGAACAGCTGGCCAATGAGTTAAAGGCCCATGTGGTTAAGGAGATAGGGGCCATCGCGCGCCCGGCGGAAATTCGTTTCACCGACGCTCTACCTAAAACCCGTTCTGGTAAAATTATGCGTAGGCTATTGCGCAGTTTAGCCGCCGGCCAAGAGATTTCTGGTGATACCTCTACCCTGGAGGATCGTAGTGTCCTAGATAAACTAAGAGAAGGGTTTTAA
- a CDS encoding insulinase family protein — MVTKTQRCKYTQKTSLDNGITLIVTENRTADIIAGKIFCRQAGSLWEESQQAGVFHLLACVMPKGTKNLSALEIAEKVESIGAALGMEASGDYSLVSIKTITEDFPEILSLAAEILRYPSFPPEEVSLEKTLTLQNILSQREQPFNLAFQQLREMIYGQHPYGYSILGTEETITNLTEAHLKSYHQKFFRPSNLVVSIAGNIDLETATAMVEEVFGDWQNPPTPPPERKKYTLLPHRDSKHIPQATQQTIIMMGYLAPEMTHPDYPVFKLLTSYLGNGLSSRLFVELREKRGLAYDVSAFYPTRVDKSLFVAYIGTGPQNSTIAQEALYNEIQRLRNVYLSEEEIKLARNKLLGQYALGKQTNAEFAQIFGWYETMGVGIEYDVLFPQLISAVTVEDIYRVANEYLRDEYLCVSIIGEI, encoded by the coding sequence TTGGTTACAAAAACACAAAGGTGTAAATACACCCAAAAAACTAGTCTAGACAACGGCATTACCCTGATTGTCACAGAAAACCGCACTGCCGACATCATAGCCGGTAAAATTTTCTGTCGTCAGGCAGGTAGTCTTTGGGAGGAAAGCCAACAGGCAGGAGTATTCCACCTTCTAGCTTGCGTTATGCCAAAGGGCACTAAAAATCTCTCTGCCTTGGAAATTGCAGAAAAGGTAGAATCCATAGGCGCGGCATTAGGGATGGAGGCAAGTGGCGACTATTCCCTAGTCAGCATTAAAACCATCACCGAAGATTTCCCAGAAATCTTATCCCTTGCCGCCGAAATTCTCCGTTATCCCTCCTTCCCCCCAGAAGAGGTATCCCTAGAAAAAACCCTCACCCTGCAGAATATCCTATCACAAAGGGAACAACCCTTTAACCTAGCTTTTCAGCAACTTAGGGAAATGATTTATGGTCAGCATCCCTATGGTTATTCTATCCTGGGCACTGAAGAAACTATAACCAACTTAACGGAAGCACACCTAAAATCATATCATCAAAAGTTCTTTCGTCCATCCAATCTAGTAGTCAGTATCGCCGGCAATATAGACTTGGAAACCGCAACAGCAATGGTAGAAGAAGTCTTCGGCGACTGGCAAAATCCCCCTACCCCCCCTCCGGAAAGAAAGAAGTATACCCTCCTACCTCACCGCGACAGTAAACATATCCCCCAGGCTACCCAACAAACTATCATTATGATGGGATATTTGGCTCCCGAAATGACACACCCTGACTATCCTGTCTTTAAACTATTAACTAGCTATCTTGGCAATGGACTATCTAGTCGTTTGTTTGTAGAATTGAGGGAAAAAAGAGGTTTAGCCTACGACGTTTCCGCCTTTTACCCCACCAGAGTAGATAAATCCCTATTTGTAGCCTATATTGGCACAGGGCCCCAGAATTCTACCATTGCCCAAGAGGCTTTATATAACGAAATCCAAAGACTTAGAAACGTATACTTGAGTGAGGAAGAGATAAAACTGGCAAGAAACAAACTTTTAGGCCAATATGCCTTAGGAAAACAAACCAACGCGGAATTTGCCCAAATTTTCGGCTGGTATGAGACAATGGGTGTGGGAATAGAATACGATGTCTTGTTTCCCCAACTTATCTCGGCAGTCACGGTAGAAGATATATACCGAGTCGCCAATGAATACCTCCGAGATGAATATCTTTGCGTTTCTATCATAGGGGAGATTTAA